The following are encoded in a window of Thunnus albacares chromosome 9, fThuAlb1.1, whole genome shotgun sequence genomic DNA:
- the rnf11b gene encoding RING finger protein 11b yields MGNCLKSPTSDDISLLHESQSDRASYGDGADPDQEPPPPYQEQIHVPVYHPTPSQARLATQLTEEEQVRIAQRIGLIQHLPKGVYDAGRDGSEKKIRECVICMMDFVYGDPIRFLPCMHIYHMDCIDDWLMRSFTCPSCMEPVDAALLSSYETN; encoded by the exons ATGGGGAACTGTCTAAAATCTCCCACCTCGGATGATATCTCTTTGCTGCATGAATCTCAGTCGGACCGTGCCAGCTACGGAGACGGTGCTGACCCCGACCAGGAGCCACCGCCCCCTTATCAG GAGCAGATCCACGTGCCTGTCTACCACCCGACACCCAGCCAGGCCCGGCTGGCCACTCAGCTGACAGAAGAGGAGCAGGTCCGCATCGCTCAGCGTATCGGACTCATCCAACATCTCCCAAAGGGCGTGTACGACGCGGGGCGGGATGGCTCTGAGAAGAAGATCAGAGA GTGTGTCATCTGTATGATGGACTTTGTGTACGGAGACCCCATCCGGTTCCTGCCCTGCATGCACATCTACCACATGGACTGTATAGACGACTGGCTGATGAGATCCTTCACCTGCCCCTCCTGCATGGAGCCTGTGGACGCCGCGCTGCTTTCCTCCTATGAGAccaactga